From the Gemmatimonadota bacterium genome, the window GCCGCCCCCGCCGCCCGTCGCGTCCATCGTGCGAGAAATCCTGCGTTCGCTCGCGGGGTTGATCGCGGAGGGCCAGGCGTCGGGCGAGATCCGCGAGGGTCACCCGGTGCGGATGGCGCTCAGCGTGGTCGCGCAGCCCGTCTACCTGTCCCTGGTCCGTCCCATTCTCGGCAAGGTCACGGGCGACGCGTCGCTGGCGGACCTGGAGGCGCTGATGGATCACGCGGCGGAGTTCGCCCGCGCGGGGCTGTCGGCAGATGGAGGCATTTCATGATGAACTACGCCCGCTCGCTGGCCCTGCTGCCGATCGTCATCGGGTCGCTGGCGTTCCTGACTGCCGGTGGCTCCCCGCTCGCCGGGCAGGCCCCCGACGCGGCGCCGGAGCCGGAGGCACTTGCGCTCGAGGAGGCGCTGCAAGCGGCGCTCGCCACGCACCCACTCCTGGACGGCGCGACGGCATCGGCCGACGCCGCCGACGCGGGCCGCGCCGAGGCGCGCGCGGGCTGGTTTCCCACGCTCGCCTTGAGCGGGACGGCCACGCGGTACGAAGAAGAAACGATCGTGGCGCCGCTGCACCGCTTCGACCCTGCCGACCCGCCGTTGTTCGACCGCACCCTGTTCCAGGGCCGCCTGGACGCCGGCTACGCGCTGTTCGACGGCGGCGCGCGGGGCGCCCGGACGACCCGGGCGGCCGCCCTTCTCGCCGCGGCCGAAAGCGGCGTGCGGCTGGCGCGGGAAGAAGTGATCCTCGGCACCGCGTCCGCGTTCGCGCGGGCGCGCGCCGCCGAGACACGCCGCGCCGCGGCGGAAGCGAGGGTGTCCGCGGCGACCGCCGAGGCGGAGCGCGCGGCGCGGATGGCCGCTGAGGGCGCCGCCGCCGACGTCGAGCGACTTCGCGCCGACGCCGCGCTGCGGGGCGCGGAGGCGGACCTCGCCGCAGCGCTCGGAGAGGAGAGCGTCCACCGGCGTCAGCTCGCCCGCTGGATGGGCGAGGACCCGGCCGCGCTGGCCGCGCGCCCCCTGGAGGGGCTCGTCCCGCAGGAGACCGGAGTCCCGGTAGACGCCCCGCCCGTGAACGCCGCGATCGACCGCGCGCGCCACGTCGCGGGCGCCGCGGACGCCGCGCTCGACGCGGCGCGGGCTACGCGCTTCCCGCGGCTCGACCTGCGCGCCGGGCTGATCGAGTTCGGCTCGGCGGACGGCGACTTCCAGGGCGAATGGCAGGCCGGCGTCGCGCTGACCTTCCCGCTCTTCACCGGCGGCGCCCGGGGCGCGGCGATCGACCGGGCCTCGGCGGAAGCGCGCGCAGCGCGATCCGCCCTCGCGAGCACGCGCCTGGAGCGCGCCAACGCCATCGACCGCTGGACCGCGTCGCTGGACGCCGCGTTCGAACGCGGCGCGGCGCTGGCCGAGCGCGTAGACGCTCTGGTCGAGGTGGAGCGCATCGAGGCGCTCGCGCTGCGCGAGGGAGTGGGCACGCAGCGCGACCTGCTGGACGCGCAGGCCGACCTG encodes:
- a CDS encoding TolC family protein; translation: MMNYARSLALLPIVIGSLAFLTAGGSPLAGQAPDAAPEPEALALEEALQAALATHPLLDGATASADAADAGRAEARAGWFPTLALSGTATRYEEETIVAPLHRFDPADPPLFDRTLFQGRLDAGYALFDGGARGARTTRAAALLAAAESGVRLAREEVILGTASAFARARAAETRRAAAEARVSAATAEAERAARMAAEGAAADVERLRADAALRGAEADLAAALGEESVHRRQLARWMGEDPAALAARPLEGLVPQETGVPVDAPPVNAAIDRARHVAGAADAALDAARATRFPRLDLRAGLIEFGSADGDFQGEWQAGVALTFPLFTGGARGAAIDRASAEARAARSALASTRLERANAIDRWTASLDAAFERGAALAERVDALVEVERIEALALREGVGTQRDLLDAQADLFEARAALADTEAQQAVAALEMARAAGLLTVDWVTRTLERTP